From the genome of Balneola sp., one region includes:
- a CDS encoding ferrous iron transport protein A: MGFLLSEIKKAGTFRVSSIHGSEATRILEMGITPGTSLQVVRKAPTGFPIEIKVRGYLLTLREAEAASIQLEGEDE, translated from the coding sequence ATGGGTTTCTTACTTTCTGAAATAAAAAAAGCAGGCACATTTAGGGTTTCGTCTATTCATGGCTCGGAAGCTACAAGAATTTTGGAAATGGGTATTACCCCTGGTACTTCTCTGCAAGTGGTCCGAAAAGCGCCAACCGGCTTTCCTATAGAAATAAAGGTAAGAGGTTACTTACTAACATTGAGAGAGGCAGAGGCCGCTTCCATTCAATTAGAAGGAGAGGATGAGTAG
- the feoB gene encoding ferrous iron transport protein B codes for MSSEPLTIALVGNPNTGKSTIFNALTGLRQKIANYPGITVERKAGTTIIGGVLHKVIDLPGAYSLNYKKLDEKIAYETLVGTYEHEEVPDLVLIIVDSSNLDRNLYLASQVMDLNLPVLIVLNMSDVASQKGISVNAEAISKTMKVPAISISAKDKGGIEELKKAIEAHDLSAPDPLLWKPDSSLQESMDLIIKEWIEPHTNIPKRAQHIEALRLISEGEFIGAFYEFEEVETGKKTITKARGLIEQEGGNPMALEVLKRYDFVGEATSGAAIQGDNGKKSITDSIDAVVTHKVAGPAIFALILLFMFQAIFSWATPFMDMIDLLFVEGGNWVANTLPDGMLNDLLVDGVIAGLGGVVIFLPQILFLFFFIYVLEGTGYMARAAFVMDGFMTKVGLHGRSVVPLMSGFACAIPGIMATRTIENWRDRIITIMVLPFMACSARLPVYALLIAAFVPSTTILGVFTLQGVTFFGLYIFGIVMAVLAAAIMKKIFPSGQQTPFIMELPEYKMPKWSVVFQNTIERGKIFITEAGKIIVAISIVLWFAASFPHVNPESYEPCHPDSETCESIESYQLRHSFAGKFGKIIEPTIEPLGFDWKIGIGLLTSFAAREVMVGTLNTIYSIEEEDGENATLKEKLINDINPETGERVYSLATALSLMIFFALAMQCMSTIAIVRRETNSWKWPTAMFVYMSVLAYVCSLITFQIASNL; via the coding sequence ATGAGTAGTGAGCCGTTAACGATAGCATTAGTAGGAAATCCGAATACCGGAAAATCCACGATCTTTAATGCTCTGACTGGGTTAAGGCAGAAAATTGCTAATTATCCCGGTATAACGGTAGAACGAAAAGCAGGCACTACCATTATCGGAGGGGTACTACACAAAGTTATTGATCTTCCAGGTGCATATAGCCTCAACTATAAAAAACTGGATGAGAAGATTGCTTATGAAACCCTGGTTGGTACCTATGAGCATGAAGAAGTACCTGACCTAGTACTCATCATAGTTGATTCAAGTAATTTAGATAGAAATCTATACCTGGCTTCTCAGGTTATGGATTTGAATCTGCCAGTATTGATCGTTCTGAATATGAGCGATGTGGCAAGCCAAAAAGGTATTTCAGTTAATGCTGAGGCTATTTCAAAAACAATGAAAGTGCCTGCCATCTCCATTTCTGCTAAAGATAAAGGTGGTATTGAAGAGCTTAAGAAAGCAATAGAAGCTCATGATCTTTCAGCTCCTGATCCTTTACTTTGGAAACCAGATTCCTCTCTGCAAGAATCAATGGACCTCATTATAAAAGAATGGATTGAGCCACATACTAATATCCCCAAAAGGGCCCAACACATTGAGGCACTTAGGTTAATTAGTGAAGGAGAATTTATTGGAGCTTTCTATGAATTTGAAGAAGTAGAAACTGGGAAAAAAACAATTACCAAAGCCCGTGGCCTTATTGAACAGGAGGGGGGAAATCCTATGGCTTTGGAGGTGTTGAAGCGCTATGATTTTGTAGGTGAAGCAACTTCTGGAGCAGCAATTCAAGGAGACAATGGAAAGAAATCAATCACCGATTCTATAGATGCGGTGGTTACTCATAAAGTGGCGGGCCCTGCAATTTTCGCGCTAATTCTGCTTTTCATGTTCCAGGCTATTTTCTCCTGGGCTACTCCATTTATGGACATGATTGATCTCCTATTTGTTGAAGGGGGAAACTGGGTCGCTAATACCCTTCCTGATGGTATGCTAAATGACTTGTTGGTAGATGGAGTAATTGCCGGACTTGGAGGAGTGGTCATATTCCTGCCTCAAATCCTGTTCCTGTTTTTCTTTATTTATGTATTGGAAGGAACGGGATATATGGCCAGAGCCGCGTTTGTTATGGACGGGTTTATGACGAAAGTAGGTTTGCATGGACGTTCTGTAGTTCCACTAATGTCGGGCTTTGCATGTGCTATCCCAGGCATTATGGCCACGCGCACTATTGAAAATTGGAGAGACAGGATCATCACCATTATGGTGCTTCCATTTATGGCATGTTCGGCCCGCCTGCCTGTATATGCGTTATTGATTGCAGCTTTTGTTCCATCTACTACCATCCTTGGAGTATTTACCTTACAAGGGGTAACCTTTTTTGGTCTATACATTTTTGGAATTGTAATGGCAGTATTGGCTGCTGCTATAATGAAGAAAATCTTTCCTTCAGGCCAGCAAACTCCGTTTATTATGGAGCTTCCGGAATATAAAATGCCCAAGTGGTCGGTGGTATTCCAAAACACTATAGAGCGAGGTAAAATATTTATCACAGAAGCTGGGAAAATAATTGTGGCGATTTCTATTGTACTATGGTTTGCAGCTTCCTTTCCTCATGTAAACCCTGAAAGCTATGAACCATGTCATCCCGATTCTGAAACTTGTGAATCCATTGAGTCTTATCAACTAAGGCATAGTTTTGCTGGTAAATTCGGAAAGATTATAGAGCCAACTATTGAGCCTCTAGGCTTTGACTGGAAAATAGGTATCGGTCTACTAACTTCCTTTGCTGCTCGTGAGGTAATGGTAGGGACTCTGAATACTATCTATAGTATCGAAGAGGAAGATGGCGAAAATGCTACTCTCAAAGAAAAGCTCATCAATGATATAAACCCCGAGACCGGAGAAAGAGTCTATTCACTGGCAACTGCTTTATCTCTCATGATTTTCTTTGCACTTGCTATGCAATGTATGAGTACTATTGCTATTGTGAGGCGGGAAACCAACTCATGGAAATGGCCTACAGCCATGTTCGTATATATGAGTGTACTGGCTTATGTATGCTCATTGATCACCTTCCAAATTGCTAGTAACTTATAG